The Doryrhamphus excisus isolate RoL2022-K1 chromosome 1, RoL_Dexc_1.0, whole genome shotgun sequence genome includes a window with the following:
- the yju2b gene encoding probable splicing factor YJU2B: MGERKGTNKYYPPDFNPAKHGSLNGYHKTHALRERARKLSQGILIIRFEMPYNIWCDGCKNHIGMGVRYNAEKKKVGNYFTTPIYRFRMKCHLCINYIEMQTDPAACDYVIVSGASRKEERWDMAENEQILTTEREEKEKLETDAMFKLDHGGKDKEKLVKALPSLVELQDYQAGWKDDFQLNSALRRKFRTEKKVIAEKEEKDDAVRARTNLSIPLLPERDEDKKLAALLSYQTPNSYEDRQRCKRKEISSRSWFSPTPTTPGGSTGGLLHKLGLQGKEAAMAKALSPSQLIRKPCAALARRKSDPGEESQARQRQEASEMIRTNEEKFEEAPITQDCEKTQKHTSLGSLGSLVPNYSDSDSDHGH; this comes from the exons ATG GGAGAACGAAAAGGAACTAACAAATACTACCCTCCGGACTTCAATCCAGCCAAG CATGGGTCCCTCAATGGCTACCATAAAACCCATGCCCTCCGCGAGCGAGCTAGGAAGCTGTCACAGGGTATTCTCATCATCAG GTTTGAGATGCCTTACAACATCTGGTGTGACGGCTGCAAAAACCACATCGGCATGG GGGTGCGTTACAATGCGGAGAAGAAGAAAGTGGGCAACTACTTCACCACGCCCATCTACAG GTTCCGGATGAAGTGCCACTTGTGCATCAACTACATCGAGATGCAAACGGACCCGGCGGCGTGCGACTATGTCATCGTGAGCGGCGCCAGCAGGAAGGAGGAGCGCTGGGACATGGCGGAAAACGAGCAGATCCTCACCACAG AGCGCGAGGAAAAGGAGAAGCTGGAAACGGACGCCATGTTCAAGCTGGACCACGGTGGGAAGGACAAAGAAAAGCTTGTCAAGGCGCTCCCTTCGCTGGTGGAGCTTCAGGACTACCAGGCTGGCTGGAAGGATGACTTTCAGCTCAACAGCGCCCTCCGCAGGAAGTTCAGA ACGGAGAAGAAGGTGATAGCGGAAAAGGAGGAGAAGGACGACGCGGTGAGGGCGAGGACCAACCTGTCCATCCCGCTACTCCCCGAAAGGGACGAGGACAAGAAGCTGGCGGCTCTGCTCAGCTACCAGACGCCCAACT CCTACGAGGACAGGCAGCGCTGCAAACGCAAGGAGATCTCCTCACGCTCGTGGTTCAGCCCCACCCCGACCACACCAGGCGGCTCCACCGGGGGTCTGCTCCACAAACTGGGCCTTCAAGGGAAAGAAGCCGCAATGGCCAAAGCGCTGAGCCCTTCCCAGCTCATCCGCAAGCCCTGCGCCGCGCTCGCCCGCAGGAAGTCCGACCCCGGGGAGGAGTCACAGGCGCGTCAACGGCAGGAAGCAAGTGAGATGATCCGCACTAACGAGGAAAAATTCGAGGAGGCCCCAATAACTCAGGACTGTGAGAAGACACAGAAGCACACCAGTTTGGGGAGCTTGGGCTCTCTGGTGCCGAACTACAGCGACTCCGACTCTGACCACGGACACTGA
- the LOC131125282 gene encoding complement C3-like isoform X1, whose amino-acid sequence MSGRFLRLFLLLCLVCTASGGLKKKFKKILQKVGLRKTHVAAPPPPPPPPPPPPPPPPPPPVVTPPPDVPRFTLLAPDLLRADSQENIYLQAEGIGVPIEVHITITDFARITTLVTERITLDPGNNFHALQAVQIPSGPLNRDETKKKYVWLSVNFVNYHKEERIVLVSFHSGYIFIQTDKPIYNPGDEVRLRAFVSSPSFKAFDSSLTLDVQNPEGVVVKQVFRSRAPYGVFSDSFLIPEFANEGTWKVIAKFDHWKQNTFTSQFEVKKYVLPAFNVTLTPRKSFLSLDDDDLEVEISARYLYGEPVQGAAYVVFGVDTNKEMTRLPSVKQVSNLEGGVVTLSMDELKRAYPDTRTLVGSSIYVKASVLTKTGSDLVEAEKKGIRIVGSPYILSFKDTPKYFKPGLPFDVTIQVSHHDGSPARDVPVKVNLLEAPVMVGVGTARVTINMPSLRHVQGLAAETTLPGFKPEQQAKNQMFLFPYVPTLSLSYLYISTSTNTASVGDTLSLKLTIATEQIHRDKIKHITYLVVNKGKIIQAKRMGVSGQLVTSVGLTVTPEMMPSFRFVAFYSLLANAREEVVADSIWVDVSDSCVGDLKVGPADGVLRDYAPGNRFSVRVRGDPGANVSLVAVDNSVYLLRKDRLTQKKMWDIVEHGDMGCTRGGGLNAKGVFKDAGLMFSSSAGFKTDSREALHCPVSNTRRRSAERLQRKAQLESHYKEKLQHRCCIDGLRDVPMPYSCTRRSHYITEGWECIRAFRHCCAIYRDQVLDTELPTTLAPTTVPPTTTPVPTVTRVGHFGPLIPLRREMFDWGRSVSERSSMTYSSVLKTAPDPEVPARRPSVVKQPEPPQEEYEEYEQYEDEDYLEEADVYLRSKFFESWLWTDVNLPSVADSDGLAWKDVTHALPDSITEWGVLAVSSSPHTGFCVAEPYNIKAWKRFFVDLKLPYSVARNEQVEIKAVIHNYGYDDLHVRVVLMKTEDMCSIAFKDRHTQELTLAAGTSKAVPYTIMPLVVGKLPIEVMVVARDMMGGDRVQKLLRVVMDGVQKTKVRSTMLNPSAEGGRQTVQVGKVDLEGVVPNSAPETFINVRGNILADSIDNSISDDSLASLIRMPGGCVEQNLGTITLPLIATLYLERTNDWESVGVLRKADALRYIKRGYDNQLAYKKMDGSYPPYRKEGASTWITAYAVKVFSMAHSIIGIDTQQVCDPLNFLVGNKHRPSTGHFVEDNPVYSTTMTGGMRGDDPEATLTAFVLIALAEAKQAGIRCSGQNLEATIGKTAAYLKKALTSTGRRPYTVAIASYALALVGLGPDFDPTTHLRASGQGSHWPDTQNHLFTLEATGYALLALVKLGHMTEAEAAFKWLNSQRRIGGGYGSTQSTMVVLQALSEYLIHTPSSDELSLNVDVRITGRRDIRYHFNPRTAYAAQSSRLPAHLDLTVEATGNGRGILEVVTYYNQLHEVDEKIPCKNFELSVAMEEASEKPPADVEKSYQMTVKVRALGPSDVRLVVLDVTLPTGFTPENSDLEMLSNSVDRYISNFKMVDNLSDRGSLIIHLFKVSHKEPEILVFRLHQNFKVGLLQPSWVAVYEYYNPDQRCSRTYTPSQQPDDLTHICKENVCRCTQGDCCIAKSDGEDFVKKERETFACKSLHHVFQVKVVNVSHSYYDRYDMEITRVIKLGVEAGVETGQSRVFMSHGGCREGLDLKIGSQYLIIGPKEDKWDVDRDSNRFMYTLGKATWVERWPSPAECGRDLQAKCTSLDAAAKELFENACRL is encoded by the exons ATGTCTGGACGGTTTCTGCGACTCTTCTTGCTTCTGTGTTTGGTGTGTACGGCCAGCGGAGGGCTGAAGAAGAAATT CAAAAAAATCCTCCAGAA GGTCGGCCTTCGGAAAACGCACGttgcagctcctcctcctcctcctcctcctcctcctcctcctcctcctcctcc GCCACCACCGCCGGTAGTGACGCCACCACCTGATGTCCCGAG GTTCACCTTGCTAGCCCCAGACCTGCTGAGGGCAGACAGCCAGGAGAACATCTACCTGCAGGCTGAAGGTATCGGCGTCCCCATTGAGGTCCACATCACCATCACGGACTTCGCCAGGATCACCACATTGGTCACGGAGAGGATCACACTGGATCCAGGCAACAACTTCCATGCCCTCCAAGCTGTGCAG ATACCTTCTGGACCTCTGAACCGTGATGAGACCAAGAAGAAGTACGTGTGGCTGAGTGTGAACTTTGTCAACTATCACAAGGAGGAAAGAATCGTGCTGGTATCCTTTCACTCAGGGTACATCTTCATCCAGACGGACAAGCCTATCTACAACCCTGGAGATGAGG TGCGCTTGCGAGCGTTTGTGTCATCTCCGTCCTTCAAGGCTTTCGACAGCTCTCTGACTTTAGACGTGCAG aATCCAGAAGGCGTGGTGGTCAAGCAGGTCTTCAGGAGCAGAGCTCCTTACGGCGTCTTTTCAGACTCTTTTCTAATTCCGGAATTTGCCAA TGAAGGCACGTGGAAGGTGATTGCCAAGTTTGACCACTGGAAGCAGAACACCTTTACCTCCCAGTTTGAGGTGAAGAAATACG TGCTGCCCGCCTTCAACGTCACCTTGACCCCCAGGAAGTCCTTCCTGAGCCTTGATGACGACGATCTGGAGGTGGAGATCTCCGCCAG ATATCTGTACGGCGAGCCGGTCCAGGGCGCGGCCTACGTGGTGTTTGGAGTGGACACCAACAAGGAGATGACAAGGTTACCTTCAGTCAAGCAGGTGTCAAAT CTGGAGGGCGGAGTCGTCACTCTGAGCATGGATGAGCTCAAGAGGGCGTACCCTGACACGAGGACATTGGTAGGCAGCTCCATCTACGTCAAAGCTTCTGTCCTCACCAAGACCG GCAGCGACCTGGTTGAAGCGGAGAAAAAAGGGATCAGGATTGTGGGATCTCCGTACATCCTGTCCTTTAAGGACACACCAAAATACTTCAAACCAGGACTCCCGTTTGACGTCACT ATCCAGGTGAGCCACCATGATGGTTCCCCGGCTCGTGACGTCCCAGTGAAGGTGAACTTGCTAGAGGCGCCCGTGATGGTCGGCGTGGGTACAGCCAGGGTCACCATCAACATGCCCAGCCTTCGACATGTCCAAGGCCTTGCT GCCGAGACCACGCTGCCGGGCTTCAAACCAGAGCAGCAGGCCAAGAACCAGATGTTTCTTTTTCCGTACGTGCCCACGCTAAGTCTGAGCTACCTCTACATCTCCACCAGCACCAATACGGCGTCTGTGGGCGACACGTTGTCCCTCAAACTCACCATCGCCACCGAGCAGATACACAGAGACAAAATCAAGCACATCACCTACCTG GTGGTCAATAAAGGCAAGATCATCCAAGCCAAGCGAATGGGCGTGTCAGGACAGCTCGTCACCAGCGTAGGGCTGACAGTCACCCCCGAAATGATGCCCTCGTTCCGCTTTGTGGCCTTCTACAGCCTTCTGGCAAACGCCCGAGAGGAGGTGGTGGCCGATTCCATTTGGGTGGATGTGAGCGACTCCTGCGTTGGAGAT CTGAAAGTAGGACCAGCAGATGGCGTACTGCGGGACTACGCTCCCGGGAATCGCTTCAGCGTCCGTGTGAGAGGTGACCCTGGAGCAAACGTCAGCTTGGTGGCCGTGGACAACTCCGTCTATCTGCTCCGCAAGGACCGCCTCACCCAGAAGAAG ATGTGGGACATTGTCGAGCACGGGGACATGGGCTGCACCCGGGGGGGAGGTCTCAATGCCAAGGGGGTGTTCAAAGACGCCGGGCTGATGTTCTCCTCCAGCGCTGGCTTCAAAACCGACTCTAGGGAAG CCTTGCACTGTCCAGTCAGCAACACAAGGAGGCGCTCCGCTGAGCGCTTACAGCGGAAAGCCCAGTTGG AGAGCCACTATAAGGAGAAGCTGCAGCATCGCTGCTGCATAGACGGGCTGCGGGACGTCCCCATGCCTTACTCATGCACCAGGCGCTCCCACTACATCACGGAGGGCTGGGAGTGCATCCGGGCCTTCCGCCACTGCTGCGCCATCTACCGGGACCAGGTGTTGGATACCGAGCTGCCCACCACCCTTGCGCCCACCACCGTCCCACCCACCACGACACCCGTGCCCACTGTTACTCGCGTAGGACATTTTGGACCCCTGATCCCCCTTCGAAGAGAAATGTTTG ACTGGGGGCGGAGCGTGTCCGAGAGGTCTTCTATGACATATAGCAGCGTTCTTAAGACTGCTCCTGATCCAGAAGTACCCGCCAGGAGACCGAGTGTGGTGAAGCAGCCAGAGCCGCCACAAGAGGAGTATGAGGAGTATGAGCAGTATGAGGATGAAGACTACCTGGAGGAGGCTGATGTCTACCTGCGCTCAAAGTTCTTTGAGTCATGGCTGTGGACCGATGTCAACCTGCCGAGCGTCGCCGACAGTGATGG GTTGGCGTGGAAGGACGTGACCCACGCCCTACCTGATAGCATCACAGAGTGGGGGGTTCTGGCCGTCAGCTCCTCACCTCACACAG GTTTCTGCGTTGCCGAGCCGTACAACATCAAAGCCTGGAAACGTTTCTTTGTGGACTTGAAGCTTCCGTACTCTGTGGCGAGGAACGAACAAGTGGAAATTAAAGCAGTGATCCATAACTACGGCTACGACGACCTGCAT GTCCGCGTGGTTTTGATGAAGACGGAAGACATGTGCAGTATCGCGTTCaaggacagacacacacaggagcTGACGCTAGCGGCGGGGACTTCCAAGGCGGTGCCTTACACCATCATGCCTCTGGTGGTGGGTAAGCTGCCCATAGAGGTGATGGTGGTGGCCCGGGACATGATGGGAGGAGACCGCGTCCAGAAGCTTCTACGGGTGGTG atggatggagtcCAGAAGACCAAAGTCAGGAGCACCATGTTGAACCCGTCTGCTGAAGGAG GGAGGCAGACAGTCCAGGTGGGCAAGGTGGACCTGGAGGGTGTGGTCCCAAACTCGGCACCAGAAACATTCATCAACGTCAGAG GGAACATTTTGGCCGACAGCATCGACAACTCCATCAGCGACGACTCCCTGGCGTCTCTCATCCGCATGCCTGGTGGTTGCGTGGAGCAGAACCTGGGCACCATCACGCTGCCGCTCATTGCCACCCTCTACCTGGAACGCACAAACGACTGGGAGAGCGTGGGCGTGCTGCGCAAAGCGGACGCCCTGCGATACATAAAGAGAG GCTACGATAACCAACTGGCCTACAAGAAGATGGATGGTTCTTACCCTCCCTACAGGAAGGAAGGTGCCAGTACTTG GATCACGGCGTACGCGGTGAAGGTCTTCTCCATGGCTCATTCAATCATCGGCATCGACACTCAGCAAGTCTGCGACCCGCTCAACTTCCTTGTGGGCAACAAGCACAGACCTTCCACGGGACACTTTGTGGAGGACAATCCGGTTTACAGCACAACCATGACT GGCGGAATGCGGGGTGACGACCCCGAGGCCACCCTGACGGCGTTTGTTCTAATCGCGCTGGCGGAGGCGAAACAGGCGGGAATCCGATGCAGCGGTCAAAACCTGGAG GCGACCATAGGTAAGACAGCAGCATACCTGAAGAAGGCCCTGACGAGCACAGGGAGGAGGCCTTACACGGTGGCCATCGCATCTTACGCCCTGGCCTTGGTGGGATTAGGTCCAGATTTTGACCCCACGACACATCTCAGAGCATCGGGTCAAG GCAGCCACTGGCCTGACACACAGAACCACTTGTTCACCCTGGAGGCCACAGGCTACGCCCTGCTGGCGCTGGTCAAGTTGGGTCACATGACGGAAGCAGAGGCGGCCTTCAAGTGGCTCAACAGTCAGAGGAGGATCGGAGGAGGCTATGGTTCTACTCAG TCCACCATGGTGGTGCTGCAGGCGCTGTCCGAGTACTTAATCCACACGCCTTCCTCTGATGAGCTTTCCCTAAATGTGGACGTCAGGATAACGGGCCGCCGGGACATCCGCTACCATTTCAACCCCAGGACCGCCTATGCAGCTCAATCATCGCGG CTGCCCGCTCATCTGGACCTGACTGTGGAGGCGACGGGGAACGGGCGGGGAATACTGGAG GTGGTGACCTACTACAACCAGCTACATGAAGTGGACGAGAAGATTCCTTGCAAGAACTTTGAGCTCAGTGTCGCCATGGAGGAGGCCAGCG AGAAGCCTCCAGCAGACGTGGAGAAGTCCTACCAGATGACCGTCAAAGTGAG GGCTTTAGGACCCAGCGACGTCAGGCTGGTGGTGCTGGACGTCACCCTGCCCACCGGCTTCACCCCCGAAAACTCCGACCTGGAAATG CTGTCCAACTCAGTGGACCGTTACATCAGCAACTTCAAGATGGTGGACAACCTGAGCGACCGAGGCTCTCTCATCATCCACCTGTTTAAG GTCTCGCACAAGGAACCGGAGATCTTGGTCTTCAGGCTCCATCAGAACTTCAAAGTGGGCCTTCTGCAGCCGTCTTGGGTCGCTGTGTACGAGTACTACAACCCTG ACCAACGCTGCAGTAGGACGTACACGCCCAGTCAACAACCCGACGACCTGACTCACATCTGCAAGGAAAACGTCTGCCGCTGCACGCAGG
- the LOC131125282 gene encoding complement C3-like isoform X2 — translation MSGRFLRLFLLLCLVCTASGGLKKKFKKILQKVGLRKTHVAAPPPPPPPPPPPPPPPPPPVVTPPPDVPRFTLLAPDLLRADSQENIYLQAEGIGVPIEVHITITDFARITTLVTERITLDPGNNFHALQAVQIPSGPLNRDETKKKYVWLSVNFVNYHKEERIVLVSFHSGYIFIQTDKPIYNPGDEVRLRAFVSSPSFKAFDSSLTLDVQNPEGVVVKQVFRSRAPYGVFSDSFLIPEFANEGTWKVIAKFDHWKQNTFTSQFEVKKYVLPAFNVTLTPRKSFLSLDDDDLEVEISARYLYGEPVQGAAYVVFGVDTNKEMTRLPSVKQVSNLEGGVVTLSMDELKRAYPDTRTLVGSSIYVKASVLTKTGSDLVEAEKKGIRIVGSPYILSFKDTPKYFKPGLPFDVTIQVSHHDGSPARDVPVKVNLLEAPVMVGVGTARVTINMPSLRHVQGLAAETTLPGFKPEQQAKNQMFLFPYVPTLSLSYLYISTSTNTASVGDTLSLKLTIATEQIHRDKIKHITYLVVNKGKIIQAKRMGVSGQLVTSVGLTVTPEMMPSFRFVAFYSLLANAREEVVADSIWVDVSDSCVGDLKVGPADGVLRDYAPGNRFSVRVRGDPGANVSLVAVDNSVYLLRKDRLTQKKMWDIVEHGDMGCTRGGGLNAKGVFKDAGLMFSSSAGFKTDSREALHCPVSNTRRRSAERLQRKAQLESHYKEKLQHRCCIDGLRDVPMPYSCTRRSHYITEGWECIRAFRHCCAIYRDQVLDTELPTTLAPTTVPPTTTPVPTVTRVGHFGPLIPLRREMFDWGRSVSERSSMTYSSVLKTAPDPEVPARRPSVVKQPEPPQEEYEEYEQYEDEDYLEEADVYLRSKFFESWLWTDVNLPSVADSDGLAWKDVTHALPDSITEWGVLAVSSSPHTGFCVAEPYNIKAWKRFFVDLKLPYSVARNEQVEIKAVIHNYGYDDLHVRVVLMKTEDMCSIAFKDRHTQELTLAAGTSKAVPYTIMPLVVGKLPIEVMVVARDMMGGDRVQKLLRVVMDGVQKTKVRSTMLNPSAEGGRQTVQVGKVDLEGVVPNSAPETFINVRGNILADSIDNSISDDSLASLIRMPGGCVEQNLGTITLPLIATLYLERTNDWESVGVLRKADALRYIKRGYDNQLAYKKMDGSYPPYRKEGASTWITAYAVKVFSMAHSIIGIDTQQVCDPLNFLVGNKHRPSTGHFVEDNPVYSTTMTGGMRGDDPEATLTAFVLIALAEAKQAGIRCSGQNLEATIGKTAAYLKKALTSTGRRPYTVAIASYALALVGLGPDFDPTTHLRASGQGSHWPDTQNHLFTLEATGYALLALVKLGHMTEAEAAFKWLNSQRRIGGGYGSTQSTMVVLQALSEYLIHTPSSDELSLNVDVRITGRRDIRYHFNPRTAYAAQSSRLPAHLDLTVEATGNGRGILEVVTYYNQLHEVDEKIPCKNFELSVAMEEASEKPPADVEKSYQMTVKVRALGPSDVRLVVLDVTLPTGFTPENSDLEMLSNSVDRYISNFKMVDNLSDRGSLIIHLFKVSHKEPEILVFRLHQNFKVGLLQPSWVAVYEYYNPDQRCSRTYTPSQQPDDLTHICKENVCRCTQGDCCIAKSDGEDFVKKERETFACKSLHHVFQVKVVNVSHSYYDRYDMEITRVIKLGVEAGVETGQSRVFMSHGGCREGLDLKIGSQYLIIGPKEDKWDVDRDSNRFMYTLGKATWVERWPSPAECGRDLQAKCTSLDAAAKELFENACRL, via the exons ATGTCTGGACGGTTTCTGCGACTCTTCTTGCTTCTGTGTTTGGTGTGTACGGCCAGCGGAGGGCTGAAGAAGAAATT CAAAAAAATCCTCCAGAA GGTCGGCCTTCGGAAAACGCACGttgcagctcctcctcctcctcctcctcctcctcctcctcctcctcctcc GCCACCACCGCCGGTAGTGACGCCACCACCTGATGTCCCGAG GTTCACCTTGCTAGCCCCAGACCTGCTGAGGGCAGACAGCCAGGAGAACATCTACCTGCAGGCTGAAGGTATCGGCGTCCCCATTGAGGTCCACATCACCATCACGGACTTCGCCAGGATCACCACATTGGTCACGGAGAGGATCACACTGGATCCAGGCAACAACTTCCATGCCCTCCAAGCTGTGCAG ATACCTTCTGGACCTCTGAACCGTGATGAGACCAAGAAGAAGTACGTGTGGCTGAGTGTGAACTTTGTCAACTATCACAAGGAGGAAAGAATCGTGCTGGTATCCTTTCACTCAGGGTACATCTTCATCCAGACGGACAAGCCTATCTACAACCCTGGAGATGAGG TGCGCTTGCGAGCGTTTGTGTCATCTCCGTCCTTCAAGGCTTTCGACAGCTCTCTGACTTTAGACGTGCAG aATCCAGAAGGCGTGGTGGTCAAGCAGGTCTTCAGGAGCAGAGCTCCTTACGGCGTCTTTTCAGACTCTTTTCTAATTCCGGAATTTGCCAA TGAAGGCACGTGGAAGGTGATTGCCAAGTTTGACCACTGGAAGCAGAACACCTTTACCTCCCAGTTTGAGGTGAAGAAATACG TGCTGCCCGCCTTCAACGTCACCTTGACCCCCAGGAAGTCCTTCCTGAGCCTTGATGACGACGATCTGGAGGTGGAGATCTCCGCCAG ATATCTGTACGGCGAGCCGGTCCAGGGCGCGGCCTACGTGGTGTTTGGAGTGGACACCAACAAGGAGATGACAAGGTTACCTTCAGTCAAGCAGGTGTCAAAT CTGGAGGGCGGAGTCGTCACTCTGAGCATGGATGAGCTCAAGAGGGCGTACCCTGACACGAGGACATTGGTAGGCAGCTCCATCTACGTCAAAGCTTCTGTCCTCACCAAGACCG GCAGCGACCTGGTTGAAGCGGAGAAAAAAGGGATCAGGATTGTGGGATCTCCGTACATCCTGTCCTTTAAGGACACACCAAAATACTTCAAACCAGGACTCCCGTTTGACGTCACT ATCCAGGTGAGCCACCATGATGGTTCCCCGGCTCGTGACGTCCCAGTGAAGGTGAACTTGCTAGAGGCGCCCGTGATGGTCGGCGTGGGTACAGCCAGGGTCACCATCAACATGCCCAGCCTTCGACATGTCCAAGGCCTTGCT GCCGAGACCACGCTGCCGGGCTTCAAACCAGAGCAGCAGGCCAAGAACCAGATGTTTCTTTTTCCGTACGTGCCCACGCTAAGTCTGAGCTACCTCTACATCTCCACCAGCACCAATACGGCGTCTGTGGGCGACACGTTGTCCCTCAAACTCACCATCGCCACCGAGCAGATACACAGAGACAAAATCAAGCACATCACCTACCTG GTGGTCAATAAAGGCAAGATCATCCAAGCCAAGCGAATGGGCGTGTCAGGACAGCTCGTCACCAGCGTAGGGCTGACAGTCACCCCCGAAATGATGCCCTCGTTCCGCTTTGTGGCCTTCTACAGCCTTCTGGCAAACGCCCGAGAGGAGGTGGTGGCCGATTCCATTTGGGTGGATGTGAGCGACTCCTGCGTTGGAGAT CTGAAAGTAGGACCAGCAGATGGCGTACTGCGGGACTACGCTCCCGGGAATCGCTTCAGCGTCCGTGTGAGAGGTGACCCTGGAGCAAACGTCAGCTTGGTGGCCGTGGACAACTCCGTCTATCTGCTCCGCAAGGACCGCCTCACCCAGAAGAAG ATGTGGGACATTGTCGAGCACGGGGACATGGGCTGCACCCGGGGGGGAGGTCTCAATGCCAAGGGGGTGTTCAAAGACGCCGGGCTGATGTTCTCCTCCAGCGCTGGCTTCAAAACCGACTCTAGGGAAG CCTTGCACTGTCCAGTCAGCAACACAAGGAGGCGCTCCGCTGAGCGCTTACAGCGGAAAGCCCAGTTGG AGAGCCACTATAAGGAGAAGCTGCAGCATCGCTGCTGCATAGACGGGCTGCGGGACGTCCCCATGCCTTACTCATGCACCAGGCGCTCCCACTACATCACGGAGGGCTGGGAGTGCATCCGGGCCTTCCGCCACTGCTGCGCCATCTACCGGGACCAGGTGTTGGATACCGAGCTGCCCACCACCCTTGCGCCCACCACCGTCCCACCCACCACGACACCCGTGCCCACTGTTACTCGCGTAGGACATTTTGGACCCCTGATCCCCCTTCGAAGAGAAATGTTTG ACTGGGGGCGGAGCGTGTCCGAGAGGTCTTCTATGACATATAGCAGCGTTCTTAAGACTGCTCCTGATCCAGAAGTACCCGCCAGGAGACCGAGTGTGGTGAAGCAGCCAGAGCCGCCACAAGAGGAGTATGAGGAGTATGAGCAGTATGAGGATGAAGACTACCTGGAGGAGGCTGATGTCTACCTGCGCTCAAAGTTCTTTGAGTCATGGCTGTGGACCGATGTCAACCTGCCGAGCGTCGCCGACAGTGATGG GTTGGCGTGGAAGGACGTGACCCACGCCCTACCTGATAGCATCACAGAGTGGGGGGTTCTGGCCGTCAGCTCCTCACCTCACACAG GTTTCTGCGTTGCCGAGCCGTACAACATCAAAGCCTGGAAACGTTTCTTTGTGGACTTGAAGCTTCCGTACTCTGTGGCGAGGAACGAACAAGTGGAAATTAAAGCAGTGATCCATAACTACGGCTACGACGACCTGCAT GTCCGCGTGGTTTTGATGAAGACGGAAGACATGTGCAGTATCGCGTTCaaggacagacacacacaggagcTGACGCTAGCGGCGGGGACTTCCAAGGCGGTGCCTTACACCATCATGCCTCTGGTGGTGGGTAAGCTGCCCATAGAGGTGATGGTGGTGGCCCGGGACATGATGGGAGGAGACCGCGTCCAGAAGCTTCTACGGGTGGTG atggatggagtcCAGAAGACCAAAGTCAGGAGCACCATGTTGAACCCGTCTGCTGAAGGAG GGAGGCAGACAGTCCAGGTGGGCAAGGTGGACCTGGAGGGTGTGGTCCCAAACTCGGCACCAGAAACATTCATCAACGTCAGAG GGAACATTTTGGCCGACAGCATCGACAACTCCATCAGCGACGACTCCCTGGCGTCTCTCATCCGCATGCCTGGTGGTTGCGTGGAGCAGAACCTGGGCACCATCACGCTGCCGCTCATTGCCACCCTCTACCTGGAACGCACAAACGACTGGGAGAGCGTGGGCGTGCTGCGCAAAGCGGACGCCCTGCGATACATAAAGAGAG GCTACGATAACCAACTGGCCTACAAGAAGATGGATGGTTCTTACCCTCCCTACAGGAAGGAAGGTGCCAGTACTTG GATCACGGCGTACGCGGTGAAGGTCTTCTCCATGGCTCATTCAATCATCGGCATCGACACTCAGCAAGTCTGCGACCCGCTCAACTTCCTTGTGGGCAACAAGCACAGACCTTCCACGGGACACTTTGTGGAGGACAATCCGGTTTACAGCACAACCATGACT GGCGGAATGCGGGGTGACGACCCCGAGGCCACCCTGACGGCGTTTGTTCTAATCGCGCTGGCGGAGGCGAAACAGGCGGGAATCCGATGCAGCGGTCAAAACCTGGAG GCGACCATAGGTAAGACAGCAGCATACCTGAAGAAGGCCCTGACGAGCACAGGGAGGAGGCCTTACACGGTGGCCATCGCATCTTACGCCCTGGCCTTGGTGGGATTAGGTCCAGATTTTGACCCCACGACACATCTCAGAGCATCGGGTCAAG GCAGCCACTGGCCTGACACACAGAACCACTTGTTCACCCTGGAGGCCACAGGCTACGCCCTGCTGGCGCTGGTCAAGTTGGGTCACATGACGGAAGCAGAGGCGGCCTTCAAGTGGCTCAACAGTCAGAGGAGGATCGGAGGAGGCTATGGTTCTACTCAG TCCACCATGGTGGTGCTGCAGGCGCTGTCCGAGTACTTAATCCACACGCCTTCCTCTGATGAGCTTTCCCTAAATGTGGACGTCAGGATAACGGGCCGCCGGGACATCCGCTACCATTTCAACCCCAGGACCGCCTATGCAGCTCAATCATCGCGG CTGCCCGCTCATCTGGACCTGACTGTGGAGGCGACGGGGAACGGGCGGGGAATACTGGAG GTGGTGACCTACTACAACCAGCTACATGAAGTGGACGAGAAGATTCCTTGCAAGAACTTTGAGCTCAGTGTCGCCATGGAGGAGGCCAGCG AGAAGCCTCCAGCAGACGTGGAGAAGTCCTACCAGATGACCGTCAAAGTGAG GGCTTTAGGACCCAGCGACGTCAGGCTGGTGGTGCTGGACGTCACCCTGCCCACCGGCTTCACCCCCGAAAACTCCGACCTGGAAATG CTGTCCAACTCAGTGGACCGTTACATCAGCAACTTCAAGATGGTGGACAACCTGAGCGACCGAGGCTCTCTCATCATCCACCTGTTTAAG GTCTCGCACAAGGAACCGGAGATCTTGGTCTTCAGGCTCCATCAGAACTTCAAAGTGGGCCTTCTGCAGCCGTCTTGGGTCGCTGTGTACGAGTACTACAACCCTG ACCAACGCTGCAGTAGGACGTACACGCCCAGTCAACAACCCGACGACCTGACTCACATCTGCAAGGAAAACGTCTGCCGCTGCACGCAGG